In Poecilia reticulata strain Guanapo unplaced genomic scaffold, Guppy_female_1.0+MT scaffold_1088, whole genome shotgun sequence, the genomic window TTGACGAGAGTCAAATactgtgtttgtctgtgttggTTCTGTGCTTCTTCCTGCAGCTTTTTCTATTCAAAGGATGTGATAATTCAACCTGGCAGGAGAAATACCTGCATTGGAGAATGTACACTTTATATAAGCTATGCTGCAGGAATAACTGACCTAATTCTTAATTTCATACTTCCAGTAACGACCATCATAGTTCTGTATTTGAGAGTATTTGTGGTGGCTGTGTCTCAGGCTCGTGCCATGCGCTCTCACATTACAGTCGTCTCGTTTCATTCAGTGACATCAGGAACAAAGAAATCAGAGTTAAAAGCAGCCAGGACTCTTGGGGTTCTAGTTGTTGTATATYTAATGTGTTACTGTCCATATTACTGTTWCTCTTTAGTTGRKRTTARTYTAACYARTAMCTCYTATKCRTYWWTTTTGTWTTTCYTSTYCTATTTWAACTCWTGTTTAAACCCTYTGATCTAYGCCCTGTTCTACCCCTGGTTCAGAAAAGCTGTTAAAGTCATTGTTACTCTACAGATACTGCAGTCTGGCTCACGTGAGGCCAAGCTGCTGTGAACACACTGCTGACTGACAAACAACAGAGATTCATTACTAATAATATCTTATGAATTAGTCGTCTGAAAAGCATAaattcactgtttgtttttttagtttgtcaCAAAGGAAATTAGTTGCGCATAAAATAGCGTCTTTTCTGTGCTTTAAATGTGAAACgtttaaatattcaaagaaaGTTCCTTCACCTTTTGCACATTAACATGTTAACCTTCTGTTTTCTATGTTGTACCTGTAACATAAATCCATTTAACATGTCAAGTCTCACTTTATGCCACATCTGATCATCCATTGCTGTTTCTGTGGCCCTCGACACTcagatcgtcaggtgtgccgtggaaattatccaatttcacctacggtaccgtattgtccagactataagccgctactttttttcctaagctttgaaccatgcggcttgtagcccggtgtggcttttctgtgtatttttctacaaccaccagggggctctttagcaggaagtgaatcattggaagtggaaatcaaagaagaacgcaCTAATTTTCTCTTAGAACAAGCAcctgctagcagcaggcacgacagagaaagGTTTTCAAACTCATGTGATGCAGCTTTCAAGTTGAGgcctgtcgatctggcactacaggagggaaatggagccgctgcacttaagctcggtatgaacgaaaccatggttcagCTTTGGAGATGGAGGagtgcgtccttaatatatccagcagatttattaggatgcagccctctgctgggtccttatggaaaaccgagagcagcagagataccagcggcctgtAGCCCAGTGCGGCTTACACACGTAcgtttccagtttgtttgttttttatttcttatttgaaGGTACAgcttatagtatggtgcgctctatagtctggaaaatacggtaatttgtcttaaaagattttttgaaaatgaattatctgcaaacaatgccatcttcgagtgtctgctgtagtagtgactagcggcgtaatcgtgtcattttcttaccactagatggcagtagatacagagcattttacattaaaacaagagaattggTGATGCATGAacgttacaggtagcggtgagagcatcgtatctagcaagactgtgaagacagtgatggaaaagacagtgaagctcagcagtagttagaaagaacatgggtccatttcccacaacatatctgtgtgaagtgagcttctcaagcctggttactataaaaac contains:
- the LOC108166072 gene encoding trace amine-associated receptor 13c-like, whose amino-acid sequence is RVKYCVCLCWFCASSCSFFYSKDVIIQPGRRNTCIGECTLYISYAAGITDLILNFILPVTTIIVLYLRVFVVAVSQARAMRSHITVVSFHSVTSGTKKSELKAARTLGVLVVVYLMCYCPYYCXSLVXXXLTXXSYXXXLXFXXYXNSCLNPLIYALFYPWFRKAVKVIVTLQILQSGSREAKLL